The genomic DNA TTAGACAAAATACCTCTACATCAATGGGCTCTGGCTTACGATGATGGTGGGCTGAGATTTGGGATCATGACAACAAACACAATATCTGGGACATATGGATTCATAAACAAAGCTCTTGATCTTCCAATCACAACCTCCATCTTGCTAATTTTTGATTACCGGGCAGAGCTTTTCAAATATCGACGTGGTCTTCTTGGGGAATCATTGAATGGAAGAGACCTATACTCTAAATATgtcatgaatttttttgaagagtgtaaggaagcttctagaacgcACGATGTATTGCCTCTAGACCGGACGGGGGAGAAGTTTCAGGTCACGGAAGTGATGCAAGTTAGTCAAACGAGATTTGTTGTTCATATGAGTGATCGGGTATGCAGTTGTGGGGTATGGCAACTTTTCAAGTTTCCATGTTCGCACGTGTTAGCGGTTTGCAGGAGGCTGAACATTGATCATTTGCAGTACGTTGATGACTGTTACAGTACCGAAAGTTCTCGTGCAGTTTTAGCTGTTGATTTCAAGCCGCTTCCGGGTGTCTCTGATTGGCCTGAAGCTTCCGAAGTTCCAAGATTGTTTCCTCCCGGAAGTCGTCCGATATCAGCTGAGCCAAGAAAGGTTATTGGAGGCCAAAAACGATCCAACACTGGCGAAAACAAAGGTCTGAAACGTTGAACCAAACTGAACTAAAATGGTTAGGTTTGTTACCGATGTAGttggtttggttcagtttgagTTTAAGGAAACTTAAGTCAGTTTTTTCAATATGTACAAAGAAGCGGCTAAAGTAGTTTGGTGAATGCTTAAATCTAAAGTAGTGTAGTGaagagtttttgtttgtaaGATATGCTAACCGGTTTAGTGTTGGTTTTTTGGGAGGTTGTATGTAAACCGGTTTGGTTCCTGTAATGTCTGGACATACTAGGCTAActtttgtgatgatgatgtattTGTATGCAGTAATCAGTGTATGcactttcgtttttttttcacgATATCTTTGGTTTACGCCTACACCGAGATAAGAAGCTAATCGGGTCTGCCGATGTGGTTCAATGTTGGCTCACATATCTCGGTTTATAGTTGTTTTATACCAATTGTTAACCCCTAATTTCGATCAGCGCAGTCGTGTCgctttcttgtttcttcctcAGGTCTCGTCATAAGAGAAAtcacaagacaaacaaaaacactgTGATGGTTACTACTGATCTTCCACATGATTTAGAAACAGAGATACTCTCTAGGGTTCCGGCCACTTGTCTACAAAAATTGCAAACTACTTGCAAACGTTGGTACGCTTTATTCAGAGATCCGAGATTTGCCAAGAAGAACTTTGGCAAAGCAGCAGCGCAGGTGATCTTAATTAATGATTACAGGGGTTATTCAGCCACATTAATGGATACTCTAATTCATAGAGTCAATCTCCATGGAATCCAAAACAGCTTTGATCCATCCTTTGAGGTTGCAGTTGAACTTAACAAGCTTAATGATTCGGAACAGTTCAAGCTATCGTCCATCTTAACTCACTGCGAGGGTTTATTATTGTGCACTACAGAGGACAGTAAACTCGTGGTTTGGAACCCTTGTACTGGTCAAACCAGGTGGATCCAATCCGGTGATTATTGGGTATTCTTATACAAGTATGTCTTAGGATACGTAAACAACAGCGACAAATCTTGGGATAACTACAAAATATTGGCTTTTAACCATTTTCAAAGCTGCGTACAGTATTCTCCTCCTAAGTTTGAAATCTATGAGTTCAACTCTGAATattcatggagggttcttgatgACGTCTCTCCTAAATTTTTCATTCACTCTAATGGCGTGACTCTCAAGGGAAATGCCTACTGGTACGCTTCAGATAAAGAAGACCCCCTCTTTGTTTTCATACTAAAGTTTGATTTCGCTACCGAGAGATTTGGACGTATGCGTCTCCCTCTATCTTTTAAGAGAACTAGTTATGTTGGTGTGGTTCTCTCAGTTGTTAGAGAAGAGAAACTTGCCTTGTTACAGCAACATGGGGTTGGTATAGATTCATTAAAGATGGATATATGGGTGACCAAAACTAAGATGATCGATGAGGCCAAAGACTTGTCGTGGAGCAACTTCTTAGTAGTGGATTTGGGTAAAGTTATGTTACCAGGACCAGATGTGATGAGCCATATTATAAGTTTCTTGGTTGACGAGAAGAATAAAATGGTTGTGTGTTGTGATACAGAGTTACCAAGTTTGACTGATCCAATGAGGACCATGACAAAATTTTACTTTGCTATAGAGGGTATACAAGTTCATAATTTGATTGTACAAGAACCACAGGGTACTGCTTGGCCATTTCTCGTCAGTTATGTTCCTAGTTTGGTTCAAATTCATTGAGGAGGTATTTACAGGCAAAAgggtattttttatttttattttagtcaaTTATAAAATAGGGCTGATTCTGTTAAGTTAATAAACAGAGTAGCtgaattttctttaattttttttcgcTTTTGGAAAATACATTTTGGTGATCTACTTAAATACATTGTTTATGAATGCGTAGTGAGCTATATATCCTCggactttttattttcttcagaattaggtatgtgtgtgtgtgcataTGAAAGCCGAAAACAAAATTGTAGAAAGCTAACAAGGATTTTTAATCAGATAGCAACTTGTAAAAGctcctgtatatatatattccaaatcGCTAATTTATTGAAGTGTTGCAGAGTTTTTATTAACATAGTAGCTGAATCCTCCTTTACTTTTGCGTTTTGAGAATTTGACGATGTTGGTGATCTTATATTACTCGAATGCATTGTTTGTAACAGCATAAGAACACGATAGATGAACTCTTTTGAACCAGGTTTAGCAACAAGTAAAAATTTCTCGATAACGATCACTTCCTCAGCAAAACTAAGGAGATATTAATGGAGCTCGTTTGTCTTCTTGGAGTACTGCACGCCATCTctgttatattttaattatttattaataatactcaTTAAACTATATGCATATCAACAACatatggttgacaaaaaaaaaaaaaaactatgcataTGATAATACTGGGCCGAAAAATGATTATTTCTCTTATTTCAAAGgcaaaaaagaagcaaatatttaaattttgaattagtGAACCTTACTGGGCCTACACTATAAAACCCATCATACCGTTGAGGACAAAACGCAGGTTTCCTATGCGTTTGCGTTTGTTTTATATtgcctaaaaaacaaaaattcactTTTTATTGGTGGAAAATTCAGAACTGTCCGATTGAAGCACCATCTGAGGAATCAACGGCTAAATAAGAATAATAGCcgttagacaaaaaaaaaaaaaaaaaaaaaaaaNNNNNNNNNNNNNNNNNNNNNNNNNNNNNNNNNNNNNNNNNNNNNNNNNNNNNNNNNNNNNNNNNNNNNaaaaaaaaaaaaaaaaaaaaaaaaaaaatattcgcattattattatttttttcccaaattttttGCTCTCTTCTCTTGGTTGGGTCCGTTTTTGAATGAAGAAGAGTTTCTTCGATCGAGAGTGCTGGTGAGGGAAGATTCATGTTAAATAATCTTAAGATTAAATTAAGTGTTTATCAATTTCTCTGTATCGCGACTTTTAGGGTTCATAGATATGTTGTACTGATCTctctagggttttattttggttggtttgaAATCACGGCACGAAACTAGTACAATCGGCTGGGGGCTTCTTCTCTGCAGGATGATTAGAAACTGCGACGGAGGTTTCCGGGAGAGAATTTTAACCGGAGGTTGAGAGATTGCAAGGAGACTTTTGGCGATGATTGTGTGAATCTTCTGGGAAGAAGAGAGCGAGGGCGAAGAACTGATCGGCTTCATCTTCCAGTAGCCGCCATCACTGCGCAGGTAAGAAGAGATCGATGAGAAGcgttttgatgttttcttcaatttgggattaattaaagttttggtggttcagttgaagaagaagaagattttagcTTCTTCGTTTGATTTGTATCTCTGAACGTGAGGGAATACTAATTTCAAAAACAGCATACAGAGACATTTGCCTAATCCGGTATGAGGGATTTTGATGATTATATAGTTGTGGGGTTTAAGGGTTTCCACTAAGTCTGTTGTTTCAGACTTTTAAATTAACGACATTGTTCTTCCGGTTCTATGTGCAGATCgaaaatatcatatatgatTCTAGTGATTGATGGTCTTTGACTCAATACGTCTTCTTTCTCCACTTCAAATTCCCCATCCATAACTGAGAGCCTAATTTTGACCACAAAGTTACAACTTTTTTCTAGATTGGACAGAGATACTAAGGTTTAGACTACTTTAGTTTTCTATCATGTTGCATACtcatttaaaacaaattgaTCTGTCTCTGTTGACAGATTATATTAATTACTTTTCTGCAGCAAAACCTTCAATCTGCCCTAATGTCTAGGAGGAACAAGGGTTTGGCGCAAGATCTTAAAAGAATTGTATATAATTGTGCTACATCCTTTGTCTTCTGAGGTCATTTCTCGCTAGGCTACTATAAATATaggtaaatttttttagtttattttccaCTCGTGCTCCTTGGTCTTTTATATAAGTTGATGTCGGGAAAAGTAACCATGCATAGGAACTAAATATGATATTGTTATACTTCAGGAACCATTCACTCATGGAAAGTCCACTGTTGTGAAAGCTATCTCTGGTGTGCAGGTAAATAGTGACTatgctttctcctttttcacAGTTCAATAAGCACTATGCTAAATTTTACTCACCAGAGGCTCATTCATTGGACTCACGTTCATCATTTGTGTGATTTCCTTACCTTGTGCAGACTGTTCGTTTTAAGAATGAATTTGTGCGTAACATTACCATTAAGCTTGGATAAGCAGATGCCAATCTTTACGAATGTGAGGATGAGAAATGCCCTAGACCAATGTGCTACAAGTGAGTCCTTGCTTCCAACCATGTTTTTCTATCTTCTTGTGTTGAGGTCTAACAACTCTCTGTTGTTTTAGGTCCTACCGAAGTGGAAAGGAAGACACCCCAATTTGTGATGTCCCTGGATTTGAGAACTACAAGATGAAACTATTGAGGCATGTGTCATTCGTGGATTGCCTGGTATGATGAATTTTAAGTTATCGTTATTCTTAATTAAGTACTATTTTCAAATGATAGTATAAGCATTTCCTGTGTCAATGAAAAGATCCCAAGTTTGTTAGACACATGGCAAGAAGCTTTTGGTGGTCTTTCTATTTATCCcatgtattttattttggttgctTGACTTGAATCTGTTATTTCCTCAGGATATAACAGATTATGATGATGTTAAATACTGTTGCTCGGGAGCCAATGTTTGCTCCAAGTGTTGGCCTTTGATGACAGTTGCTATAAGAGGTATCACAAATGTTTTCTTAACTTTCAACAACTAGAGTTTGTAGTGTTCCTGAGATTTTCCATCCCTATgactttttgtaatatttatcgCCCCTGTAACGTGAAGATCATTGTGGAGTTCACTGCTTGATCTAGTTTTTGTCAATTTATCATAGCACGTACTTGTAGTCACTCATTTTGGTCATGTCAATTGCAGAGGACTTTGATATCAAATATATTCTCTGGGTCATCAGTGGACGCTGTGGAGTTCACTGTTGGGTTTGTGATGTTAAAGCCCGAAGGTGAAACAAGACCACTAAAACCGTGTCTCTCTTTGCGTGGTCTATGTTAATCGCTTTCCACatttcatcttctcctttttgAATGAAACTCTGCATAATGAACAAAGATCAGCAGTTGCTGAGTACGTCCGTGTTTCTAAGGTGGTGTCCTCAAGAGCTAAATTGTGGTTTATTTTCTAAGTTTTATTGTTTCTGTGACACAGGGgaacagaaacaatgcaaaaaaaGTTGATCTTATGGGTCATCCTCTTCATCCGTTCCTTGCGTACGGGTTTATCCATCACCTTTTCCTTTCTGATTTCAGAATCACTGTCTTTGTTGCTAATTTCAGTTTGGCTTTTCAGGAGTTACACACAACGCAAACTATATTATCAAGCAAAGGCAAATATGAGAAGATACTTGGATGATAACAAATGAAGGTATGGAAGAGTGATGATCTATTTTTCCAGCGTACATAACTTCCGTTATCTAACACCTGCATATTCAGATAGAAATTTACTTGGGAAATCAATCAAATTCTTCAGGTCCTCATTCCTAGAACCATTACTAAAATCCTGCATGGTGAAAATCACTCATTGCTCTACTTTTACCCACGGTTCTGAATTGATGCGTAGTATGTTTAAGGGTTCAGATACAGTTATTGAAAGAGTTATGTATGTTAATGAAATGTCTGCCGGAAGAAATAGAGAGTTCACACAAGACCAAAAATTGAGAAGTCTAAGGATACATTCAGCTGGTGACTAAGGTATTGAGTTTATTGAAGTTAATAATCCGCTTATTTCAGTCTGAGTTTTGATTTCAGTTTGTAATGCACAATCAGTAGAGCCTCTCCATCTTGTTGTAGTGTTTCCTAATACGTTTGGACAAATGGTTTAGTTATAAAGATTGAGAACAAAAATATTGGTAAATAcgtttatatttttgtcaattttttttatatttttcattatttgttaAAAGCAGATGTGATCTTTGTCGCATGAAAACTAGCAATACTTTTCCGTGGATATCTCGTTTTCTTTACTCCTTAGATGCTTTGCACTGTCCAATCTTTCAAATCTATGTAGATATGGTTTCCTCCGTGATGTTGTTGTATCAACCTTTTCACAATGCCGGTTGGTGTTCTAAAACGCGCTAGACGCTCTCTAGACGATAGACGAACGCATAGCGCCTAGTTGTATATGCGGGTGTTTAGGCGGAGCCTAGGcggatatttatatatactaaataattatatgtaacatataaattataaaacagtTATATTTTTAAAGCAGTTATTTATGCAAATTCAGTCATAGTTCATAGCAGCTAAATTTTGATGATAATCCCCTCTAATTTTTACtgaaaaacaatacaaaaaatataaacaaaaataattaaataatcaaatcatgacAACAGAACATGATTGTTACTCCAACGTAACAATCGATGTATATAATCACTTCATGAGGAATAGCCACGAACAATAAACCAAAGGTATCAGAGGCATCAACAAACTATTACTAGAATagcataatattaaataataaagaaagaacTGTACCACAAAGATTGCGATACACGAAAGTGACCATGAAGCAGCTTACGTTAAGAAGAAGGTCAATCGGAGTAGAGAGGTAAACCAAAGAGGAACACCGAATAACAGAGAAGAGCAATACAATTTAATGAGCTATGAAAACGAGGTATAGCCAGAGAGATATCAATATTAGTTGGGATtgtatttagggtttttcattaAGTATTGAGAAACTAGGTTTTTGTCCACTTGAGAAAACGTACAGACAACGTCTCGGCGGTGTTGTATACGCGGACTATGCGGTGCCCAGGCGCCCGCTTTATAACAAAACGCATAACAAGCCATATATGATGTATTCGATACGTTACAAGACCGAATAGAGAATAGGCGGCGCATATACGGGCAAAGCGCCCGCGTTTTAGAACACTGgtaatgagtatatatatagttcctTATTCCCATTGAACATTGACGTCAACAATCGACAGACCAAACTCGAGATAGAAGGAATGGTTACCATACACCGACGACAAACATCAAGAGAAACCACCACGAATACCGTAACCATTGACTTCATCACGAGCCGTAACCACTGCCATATAccagaaaaatcataaatatagattagaaactataccaccaaacaCCGTTCCGATTACTATATGTGGTAGGGTGCATCGAGGCACAATAGccaccaaataatttttttatcacacttCGATGAATTGAACTAATACAGTAGATTTAAAGGTCTTTCCcgtctttttattttacataattataattAGGAAAACCATCAAAAGACTGATTTAGACTACATTTTTGTATTCACATTACAAAATTAGAAtgatttatttccttttttcttaggagtatttttttattttaataatattctttcaatttttcctatttattatttagtttgaATTCTTTTGTGATTTCTCCCTATTAATAGAGGTTTTTTCAAATTATACTTTATTTATTGTTACAAGATTTTCATTCATATTATGTTTTACTTGCTTAGTCAATTCAGTCAAGATTGTTGATTTAGATAAAGACTCTTACACGGTACAAGGATGTGTGCATGCTTTGTTGATTTGGTTGTATGAGAGTGTGCCTGGCATTGGAAAACTGTATGGGTTGAGAAGGTCTACGAGTACTGGCATTCCTTTGCTTGATTGGCAATCAACACAGAAAGGTATCAAGATGAATGAATTGATAAAGGATGAGTATTCTAAACATGGAcatgtttgtttttgaatttatgaCTACaccatttgttttataatttgtcTCTGTTTAGCCTTTTTTCATGTTACGATGAACActtatattttaattctatgaTATATATAGGTCCGTGTAAAGCATATGGTGGATGTTTCAGAGGATCATATGTATCCTGAATGGAGTGACGATGAAGAGAATAAGGATGCAGCCCTAGACAAATTGATTAATGATATTTTCCATGATTGCTTACCTTCAGATGTTTGGAGAGTTGACACAACAGTGAGCatgggaagaaaaaaacgaaaagctAAAGGAAATGAGACTGGCGAGTGTCGAAGCAGtgctaaaaaattgaaaacgaaAGCTGATTTCTCAATcgatgaagaaagagaaaaagatgtaatgaagaaggagaagaaaggcaAGGAACATATGGAGGTTAGTTATTTATTCACTTGCATATTCAATATTGTTTCTTAAGTTATTATTAACAGTTCTATAAACACATGCTTATTTCTTAAGTTATTAAAACACATGTTTCTTAAGTTATTATTCACTTGCATATTCAATATTGTTTCTTAAGTAATATAgtaacaattaaatcattgcaGGATGTTGAAGATGAGAGAAAAAGCTTGTTGGATATTTGGAGGATGATAGAAAAAATGAATGAGTCAATTAGCGACTTGGGCAAAAATTTAATCAGTAGGATGGATGCATTAGAAGGTAAATTTGAAGCTTTTGTTGAGAAGAGAATGGTTGTGTTAGATGAGAAGCTTAGTGATAGGATTAGAATGGTGGAGGTAGATTTGAAAGggatgaaagaaacaaaacccacTAATGTCCCAGTTGATTCGACTTCAAACAACAATGAAGAGGATGAGGCTAATAGTCATCAACCAGtaagttttattttggtatttaattTGCAGTTGTTTAATTTTGTCTCCAATATTGTAATACGATTtcattatgtcatttttttcaatctttgcaGTCTTGGATGGTAGAGATGAAAGAGACATCAAAAGATGAATTTCCAGTCCCTCAAGTGGTTAAAAAGACAAACACTGTgagtaataaaaagaagaagtcagAAACTGAAGTATCTGCTGATCTTCCTCTGTGTGAGCAGACTTATGTCACTCAAGATCATCAGAAGAACTTAGTGGGTGATGTTTTAAAGAAACTTGGTCGCAAGAATGTTCGGCCAGCTGCTGTCAAAGTTGAAAAGGAGAAGGGAAAGAGGCCAGCTGTTGATGGTAGTGAACTTGAAGATATTACTGACAAAGTTGTTGCTCTTGATACAAAAATGGCTTCTAGTTCAGAAGATACATGGGATGACCCTCAACAACAGTTGGTTAGTAAAAGGCTTGATGCAACATTGACACGACTTGGAGagcatttaaaaaatttggatggAGATACGACACTAGCAAAACGAGTTCCGCAGTTGGCGAAATCTCAAAAGTATCCATTTGTTGGTAACTCTACTGTGAAACGAATAATCTCTTCCAACGTGTCTTATGATCATCTAAAGCCAGCTGAAGATGCTAAATTACAGAAACTTATGGATTTCCTGAAGCTTGATGAGTAAGTATTATCTTTAGCTTTATGATACTTTGTACACATTAGCCTTATGTCGGTTTACATGTTCTTGATGAGTAAGTATTATGCTTTGTATTTCCTATTAGTACACATTAGCCTTATGTCGGTTTACATGTTTACAGGGAGGCACCTTTGCAAACTGGGAATCCAGATGTTAGATTTTATTGGCAGATTATGACACCAAGATTGGACTGGCCTAGTTTTGATTATGGATGGTTGAAAGACTTTGTAAGTGTATACATATTGGTTTCTATTGGCttttttttgtggtgttgttATNNNNNNNNNNNNNNNNNNNNNNNNNNNNNNNNNNNNNNNNNNNNNNNNNNNNNNNNNNNNNNNNNNNNNNNNNNNNNN from Camelina sativa cultivar DH55 chromosome 2, Cs, whole genome shotgun sequence includes the following:
- the LOC104754540 gene encoding putative F-box protein At3g24700 — its product is MVTTDLPHDLETEILSRVPATCLQKLQTTCKRWYALFRDPRFAKKNFGKAAAQVILINDYRGYSATLMDTLIHRVNLHGIQNSFDPSFEVAVELNKLNDSEQFKLSSILTHCEGLLLCTTEDSKLVVWNPCTGQTRWIQSGDYWYSPPKFEIYEFNSEYSWRVLDDVSPKFFIHSNGVTLKGNAYWYASDKEDPLFVFILKFDFATERFGRMRLPLSFKRTSYVGVVLSVVREEKLALLQQHGVGIDSLKMDIWVTKTKMIDEAKDLSWSNFLVVDLGKVMLPGPDVMSHIISFLVDEKNKMVVCCDTELPSLTDPMRTMTKFYFAIEGIQVHNLIVQEPQGTAWPFLVSYVPSLVQIH
- the LOC104754548 gene encoding uncharacterized protein LOC104754548: MVDVSEDHMYPEWSDDEENKDAALDKLINDIFHDCLPSDVWRVDTTVSMGRKKRKAKGNETGECRSSAKKLKTKADFSIDEEREKDVMKKEKKGKEHMEDVEDERKSLLDIWRMIEKMNESISDLGKNLISRMDALEGKFEAFVEKRMVVLDEKLSDRIRMVEVDLKGMKETKPTNVPVDSTSNNNEEDEANSHQPSWMVEMKETSKDEFPVPQVVKKTNTVSNKKKKSETEVSADLPLCEQTYVTQDHQKNLVGDVLKKLGRKNVRPAAVKVEKEKGKRPAVDGSELEDITDKVVALDTKMASSSEDTWDDPQQQLVSKRLDATLTRLGEHLKNLDGDTTLAKRVPQLAKSQKYPFVGNSTVKRIISSNVSYDHLKPAEDAKLQKLMDFLKLDEEAPLQTGNPDVRFYWQIMTPRLDWPSFDYGWLKDFQSPKQT